TCAAATTGAACAGCGATTGACCAATTCTTGGACGGCTTCTATTTCTGACTCAATTTTGAGAATTCAAAAGTTGAATTTGAAGGCAAATAAGACATCTTATTACGTCAATATTGATGAATGGTTTCCATGGTTAGAAGAAGCGGTCGAAGCAGCAATTGCCCCTGCTAGCGTAGAGGTATTCGGTGGCAGATTGAACGCGATTCAGCTCAGTCAACAAGTTGAACGAAAATCAGTGATTACGGCTACTCAGTCATTGCTGGAGTTGACCTATCACTATTCAGGTAAAGAGCTACCGGCTATCATCATTGCTCGCTTGGTGGAACTGCCAGGAGGCCAAGAATGGCATAGGGATTGAACCTTTCGTTTCACGGCGTTCTGCTCGATCTCTATGAAACCTAGAAAGCTAATCTTGGGTCGCTTCTAAAATAGATTGGGGATGAACAACTGTAATATTATCGCTATTGCTAAAATCATCTGGATTAAATGTTAATAAGTGAGTGATGGCATGAGCCTGCATAACCGCAACCAATCGAGCATCATGGACGCGTTTTCCTTGAATTTGATCGGTCGTCACTAGATTTAACCAGTAAGAAAATATTTGCGGTGTTTCTTCAAGCTGTGGAAACTGGTTGAGAATTTGCTCAACTTCAGCACGAGTTTGTTCAACGCTCCAGCCCAGACCGTTGACATCGACTGGACGAGTTGCAACAACCCAAAACTCAATAATGTTTTGACTGGTGACAAATAATTGATGACTTTGAACTAGCAGAGTGGCAGCGGCTCTACCAGCAATCAGGTTCATCGGTGAGGTGCGGTCACTCATTCGCAGCAACACGTTGGTATCAAGAAGATAATCTGCCATTAGTCATACATTGACTCTCGTCTCAAAGCTTCATCGGGTAAGTTGGGGCCGTCCTTATGGCTTTGTACCCATTGTGTTAATCGTTCAGCCCGTTCTTGGGGGGTGGCGGTTGCCCAAAACGGCTGCTCCGAGGAAACGGGAGACAGGATTAAACGATTTTCATCGCCTACTTCAAGTTGGAAACGAGTATTGGGCTGAATGGCACGCAGAATCTCTTGGGGAATTTGTAGGGTGCCAGTCTCGCTGATTTCGACGATTACAGCCATTTCAGTGACCTCTAAAGTTCAATGGGCCGGTTTTGGGGTTCTACTCTGCTCATTATCTCTCATCCCCTGATGGCGGAACTGGGGAAATTTTGGCTATGCCACTCGCTTGGAGCACTTCAGGAAACTGCTTCCAGGGGACATCGTCATCATCGCTGTCGTGATAAAGTTTGCCAAACCAGAGCAGGGCTTCGGCGCTTTCGGCGAGGGGCAGATCGGTGAACAGGTAGGTGGGCCGATTGGGGGCAGAGACTGAAACCACACAGGCTCTGCTGCACATCCACAGGCAATCGACGGGTTGAATGGTGATGGGTGAGTCTTGGGATTGGAGAGTGTTGAGCTGCTCTAGCAGTTGAGCGCCCTGGGAGGGTTTCATGCGTTTGTGAGCGGCATCGTTGCAAGACTGGCAGACAAATAAATTTGGGTTTGACATTGCTCTAGAAGACGAATAATGACTCAATGACCGATAAGATTGCTCTAGCTTGAAAGACGAAAGTTAAGTCATGAGTGGTCGTGCTAGCGTAGAAGGAAAACACAGGCTGACTGAGGTTGATATGGCAGAGGTTTCTAAGCTCGATCAAGTTTTAGAAAGCATTGAGATGCTACCGCTTGAGGATCAAGAAGTGTTGGTCGAGCTTGTGCAGCGGCGATTAGTGGAACGACGACGGGAGGAAATTGCCGAGCACATTGCTGAAGCTCAAGCAGACGATGAGGCTGGCAAGGTATTTCGAGGTACGGTTGAAGATGCGATCGCCGAATTGAGGGCATGAGGCAGGTTCTTTTTGCTTCATCATTCAAGCGCGCTTTCAAACGATATTGTCTCTAACTTTGTGGAAAGTCCAGAGATAGGCGAAGACGATATTTTACTCATTGATATTGGCTCTCATGATGAGGTTTATTAAAGGGCAATCGCAGATAAAATTAGCGCAATGTGGCAAGTGCTAGATCAAATGAATTCGAGAAAGCAAGATGGAAAATGACTTACAAAAGTACATCGAGGCTATAGACGGCGTTCGCAGCGGTAAGCCTTGCATTGCAGGAACCAGGATGACTGTGGCGGACATTGCGACTATGTATTTGCGGATGGGACAGTCTTTAGAAGAGATTGCAGGTAAGTATAGACTGTCTTTGGCAGCCGTCTATGCAGCAATGGCATTTTATTTTGAAAATCGACAAGAGATCGACCAGCGAACGGCAGAAGCAGAAGCGTTTGCCGAGGCTGAACGGCAGAAGCAACCTTCCTTGCTCGACCAAAAGCTGAGGGCTGCCCGAGAGCATGCCTGAGCGAATTCGGTTCCATTTGGATGAAAATGTTGATCCAGACATTGCCTTAGCACTAAAACGAATGGGTATTGATGTAACGACTTCGCAGGAGACAAACCTCTTATCAAGGAGTGATATAGCTCAACTGGATTTTGCAATCTCGCAGTCACGCGTATTGGTAACCCATGATGATGATTTTCTTATCCTGAATAGCCAGGGTATGGAGCATTTTGGAATCGTCTATTGTCGGAAGGATACAAAGCCGATTGGCTATATGATTCGGATGATGATTTTTTAGTGAGATCAGTTCTCATCACTATACCGTCTATCGCAGCAATAGAGCGCTACGCTGTTCGATGCAGCATGGAATGGCAGAACCCGCAAGCATCACGATTCTCAGTCCATTGGGCTATACGTACATGGTTTTTCGGCCCCATGACTTGTTATTTCGAGAATTGTTGCCATTCATCGAAGGTGCCTTCCATTTCGACCCTGCCGTGGTTGAGCACAATGATGCGATCGCACCTCTCCAAGACAGCGGGACGATGGGAAACGATGAGGAGAGTGATGGGGTGGTGGGGTGGTGGGATGGTGGGTCCGTCTCCACATCCAGGGCGCTGGAGAGGTCGTCAAATACCAGCAACTCGGGTTGGCGCACGAACATGTGGGCGGCGGCGGCCCGCTGAAGTTGGCCGCCGGAGAGGCGCACGCCTCTGGGACCAATCGGGGTGGTGAGCCCTTGGGGCATGGCGGCTAGGTCGTGCTCAAAGACGGCCTGATGGATGGCGGTCTCCAGGGCGGTGGGGGATGCCTGGAGCCCCAGGAGAATGTTGTTGCCCAGGGAGCCGCCCACCCCCTGAACGGCATTGCCATGCCGTCGCCCGGAAAGCAGGCTTTGTCGACCAGGGCCTTGATAGACACCGGCACTTTGGCCATGGGGGCGGGTTGTTTGTCTGCCAGTCTGAGGCTAGCCGTCTCTTTTAGATGCCCTGTGCCGCGGCGCGAGAACTGCCCAGGAGCAGCAAGTTGAGCGATGAGCAAAACTGAGCCGGCACCCAGACGAAGGGCGATCGCCCCATACCAGATCTCGATGATCGCCCCTAGTCTCATGAGGCGCTTGTTGCCGTTTTATGATGAAAAGATGCAAACGCTTACCCTCACCCGACCTGACGATTGGCATCTGCATCTCCGCGACGGTGCGGCACTGACAGCGGTTCTGCCCTACACGGTGCGTCAGTTTGCCCGCGCCATCATCATGCCGAACTTGAAGCCCCCTATCCGCTCGGCGGCAGATGCGGCAGCCTATCGCGATCGCATCCTCGCCGCCATTCCAGAGGGTCAACGGTTTGAGCCATTGATGACGCTCTACCTCACCGACAACACTAGCCCCGACGATATTCTCCGGGCGAAAGAATCGCAGTTTATCAAAGCGGTCAAGTACTACCCAGCCGGTGCAACGACCAACTCAGACTCCGGTGTGACGGATATTCGGAAATGCGATCGCATCTTTGCAGCGATGCAGCAGGTGGACATGCCGTTATTACTACACGGGGAAGTGACCGATAACGATGTTGATACGTTCGATCGCGAGAAGGTGTTTATCGAGCGACATTTAATCCCCCTGAAGCAGCGATTTCCCAACCTGCGGGTGGTGCTTGAGCATATCACCACCGCCGATGCGGTGCAGTATGTCCTGTCTGCCAACACCATCGCGGCAACAATTACGCCACACCATTTGTTGTTTAATCGTAATGCCCTGTTCCAAGGCGGCCTTCGCCCCCATTTTTATTGCCTGCCCATTTTGAAGCGGGAGGAGCATCGTCAGGCTTTGTTGCAAGCGGCAACGTCGGGGAATCCGAAGTTTTTTCTAGGTACTGATAGCGCTCCCCATCCCCGCACCAGCAAAGAAAGTTCCTGTGGCTGCGCGGGATGCTTTTCGGCGCTGCACGCCCTTGAGTTGTATGCCGAAGCATTTGAAAGCGTGAAAGCCCTAGATAAACTGGAGGCGTTCGCCAGCTTCTATGGCCCAGATTTCTATCAACTGCCGCGTAACACCGAGCGAATTAGCTTGTCCCAAACGACTTGGCGGGTCCCTGATCAAGTTCCATTTATGGAATCTGGGCTGGTACCGTTGGGGGCGGGGCAGGAAATCACATGGCAAATGGTATGACACTTGCACAACGCCTGGGGGCGATAACTCACTCAATGTTCTTGTGGTGGCCGGGTGGCTCGCAAAATCAGCCAGCTAGAAATCGCTAACCAGATTGCGGCAATCAGGCAGGCTTTGCTGATAACAGAGCGAATATAGCCTTGGATATCCTCGACATAAGCGGCGTTATACTCCAGCTCCATGGCCCCGACCATCTCGCCAGCCGCATTTTCGATCGGACCATAGATGGCAATCCAGGTGCCGGTCTCATCGACATAGGGATCGAAATTTAAGCTAATCTCCTGGAGACCATCCAACATCTGCCAATCCGGGGACTTGAGTTCGCGGAAGTTGTAGGCATAGCTCGGGTCGAGACTGCCCAGTACATCACCCTCGCGGGCGATATCACCAATGATCAAGACCTCATCGGCATTGGCACCCGGGATGTAGGTAACCGGTAAGGCCGAGGGGGCGATCCGATTGATAGTTTGCAGCCAGGCCTGATGACGTTGATACAGGGGATTATCACTAGGATTGTCTTGATCTGGGGGTAGCTCTAGCGCTGCCAGGGCGGCAAACTCATCACCATCAATGCCAGTGATGGCCCCCGTCAGGGTGTCGCGCATGGTCTCCTCGGCTTGGTCCATAGCGATGTCGGTGACGCAGGTGTAGAGCCAATACAGCCCACCACTGACAAAGGCCAGGTTGGCTAATACCGTGGTCAGGACCACCACCCACTTGGCCTGCTGTCGGGCTTTCAGCCGGGCGGCCTTGGCCTCTAAGCTGGCGTTGATGTAGGACACCTGACCCTCGGTGGGTCTAGGCTCTTTATTGAGTCCCTGGGTCAGCCACTGTTGGGCCTCGATCAGGTCGGTCCCCCTGAGTAAATAGCTGCGATCGCATCCTTTGGTCTGCCACTCATGCGATCGCACCAGCAGGCGCGTATGGGCATGGACATAGTCCAAATCCGTATCCAGGGCGGTCAGTAGCTCTTGAAACGCGGCTTTGAAATCATCTGTTTCGCGGAAAAAGAGCCAGTTATGGCGAGAGATCGAGGGATGCAGCCGCGACATCTCAAAGCCTTCCCGCCGCACCAATGGCAAGAACCGCTTATGACACTGGGTGGCGTACTCCACTTCGTCACGACAGACCTCAGAGGCCACTGAATCAGGGCTGAGGATGAAGACGAAAGTATCGGCCTGTTCGATGCCCCGCTGAATCGATTGCCACCAGTCTTCCCCCTTGCGGATGTCGTCCCAGTCGATCCAGGGATCGCGGCTAGCCTGGCGAAAGGCCACCTCTAAGGTTTCCACAAAGGCCTTATCTTTGCGGGAATAGGAAATAAAGACATCATTGCTCCTGATGAATGCTGTAGACACATGCGATCGGGAGCGATTATCAGAGGAATGAGGCATGGGCTCTATCATTGCGGAGAATACGGAGCAAGCCAGTCAAGACGAGATCTGCTCCCATGAGCATAGATTATGACCATCTTATTCAGCTCGGTGAATATTGAAGATATCTAAACCGGCACAAATCATACTCGCTACGAGCACGACACTTGGTTCCCTATACCCTCGAGAAGACCATCGCTGTCTAATGACGTCCAT
This portion of the Halomicronema hongdechloris C2206 genome encodes:
- a CDS encoding DUF5615 family PIN-like protein — translated: MPERIRFHLDENVDPDIALALKRMGIDVTTSQETNLLSRSDIAQLDFAISQSRVLVTHDDDFLILNSQGMEHFGIVYCRKDTKPIGYMIRMMIF
- a CDS encoding DUF29 family protein; amino-acid sequence: MTQELLDLRLSILEGRYEDALDLVDELEEMSKQAILRNIESFLMRLMVHLIKNQIEQRLTNSWTASISDSILRIQKLNLKANKTSYYVNIDEWFPWLEEAVEAAIAPASVEVFGGRLNAIQLSQQVERKSVITATQSLLELTYHYSGKELPAIIIARLVELPGGQEWHRD
- the pyrC gene encoding dihydroorotase — translated: MQTLTLTRPDDWHLHLRDGAALTAVLPYTVRQFARAIIMPNLKPPIRSAADAAAYRDRILAAIPEGQRFEPLMTLYLTDNTSPDDILRAKESQFIKAVKYYPAGATTNSDSGVTDIRKCDRIFAAMQQVDMPLLLHGEVTDNDVDTFDREKVFIERHLIPLKQRFPNLRVVLEHITTADAVQYVLSANTIAATITPHHLLFNRNALFQGGLRPHFYCLPILKREEHRQALLQAATSGNPKFFLGTDSAPHPRTSKESSCGCAGCFSALHALELYAEAFESVKALDKLEAFASFYGPDFYQLPRNTERISLSQTTWRVPDQVPFMESGLVPLGAGQEITWQMV
- a CDS encoding DUF1636 family protein, with the translated sequence MSNPNLFVCQSCNDAAHKRMKPSQGAQLLEQLNTLQSQDSPITIQPVDCLWMCSRACVVSVSAPNRPTYLFTDLPLAESAEALLWFGKLYHDSDDDDVPWKQFPEVLQASGIAKISPVPPSGDER
- a CDS encoding toll/interleukin-1 receptor domain-containing protein, yielding MPHSSDNRSRSHVSTAFIRSNDVFISYSRKDKAFVETLEVAFRQASRDPWIDWDDIRKGEDWWQSIQRGIEQADTFVFILSPDSVASEVCRDEVEYATQCHKRFLPLVRREGFEMSRLHPSISRHNWLFFRETDDFKAAFQELLTALDTDLDYVHAHTRLLVRSHEWQTKGCDRSYLLRGTDLIEAQQWLTQGLNKEPRPTEGQVSYINASLEAKAARLKARQQAKWVVVLTTVLANLAFVSGGLYWLYTCVTDIAMDQAEETMRDTLTGAITGIDGDEFAALAALELPPDQDNPSDNPLYQRHQAWLQTINRIAPSALPVTYIPGANADEVLIIGDIAREGDVLGSLDPSYAYNFRELKSPDWQMLDGLQEISLNFDPYVDETGTWIAIYGPIENAAGEMVGAMELEYNAAYVEDIQGYIRSVISKACLIAAIWLAISSWLILRATRPPQEH
- a CDS encoding DUF433 domain-containing protein, whose protein sequence is MENDLQKYIEAIDGVRSGKPCIAGTRMTVADIATMYLRMGQSLEEIAGKYRLSLAAVYAAMAFYFENRQEIDQRTAEAEAFAEAERQKQPSLLDQKLRAAREHA
- a CDS encoding type II toxin-antitoxin system VapC family toxin; this encodes MADYLLDTNVLLRMSDRTSPMNLIAGRAAATLLVQSHQLFVTSQNIIEFWVVATRPVDVNGLGWSVEQTRAEVEQILNQFPQLEETPQIFSYWLNLVTTDQIQGKRVHDARLVAVMQAHAITHLLTFNPDDFSNSDNITVVHPQSILEATQD